The window AGAGGAAATTGAAAGACGAGTTTGTGAGGTAAAAAAGGACGTATTTGGGAGCATGGAAAAAGCAGGGGTTTCCCCACATTATACTAAATGCTCGTTTGATAATTTTCAAAAGACAGGAACAAATGAGAAGTATCTTCGATTTTGTCAAAAGTATGTAGAAGATCCTGTTAGGAACCTTTTCTTTAGCGGAACTTGTGGAAGTGGAAAAACACACCTTGTTGCTGCTATTGTGAGAGAACTGCTACTAAAAGGTAAGAAGGTAAAATTTATATCAGTGCCAGACCTTCTGCTACAGATAAGAAAGACGTTCAATGGAAAGAGTGAGCTTAGCGATATTGACTATATTGAAAGATATGGTCGGTACGAGTATGTGGTTCTGGATGATTTTGGTGCAGAGAAGACAACGGATTGGGCAAGAATGATTCTGTATATGATAGTCGATATGAGAATAAGGTCTGTAAGACCAACAATTGTTACCTCAAACCTGAGCCTTGAACAGATTGAAGAAGATGTTGATGCAAGGTTGGCTTCAAGGCTTGGAGGGTTTCAAGTTATTATTTTTGCCTGTGAGGACTGGAGGAAAAGATAGATGAGAATAGGCAGGAAGTCACTTCTGTTTGGATGTCACCAGTTTATTTTGCATCCGATATTTGTTCTTATCGCCTGGATACGGCTTTATGGATGGCCACGGAATAAATGGATTTATGTCGGGATTCTGATACACGATTGGGGATATTGGTTTTCGAGCGGGTATAACAGCGTATTCGATTCGGATTTTGATATACATACTGTTTGGGCATATAGCAAATTGTTGTCTCAGGACAGAAAAGCGGCTGAGGAATGTTTATACCATAGTAGGTTTTTAGCTATACAACGTAAGAAAACGCCTTCCAGACTATGTTGGGCTGACAAAATGGCAAGTGCTATCATGCCTAGCTGGTTATGGGCTTTGCTTGCGTGGTTAAGCGGGGAAGGGGACATTTATAGGAATAACCGCAAGTATGAAACGTACCGAGACGAGAAGATAAGCCTTAAAGAATGGCATAAAGAATACGCCAAATTCATCTTGCCTGTAGTCGAAAAAAATGGAGGTAGGCAAAATGTTTGGTCTAAAGAAGTTTTGTGAGATGTATTTCAGTAATGACGTAGGATGGTTAATTGTAGCACTGTTGTTTATGCCCTTCGTAGTGTCATGGTTGCTTAGATCTAGGGCAACAGCATGGTTATTGAGGAAATTGGATATAAGATAGGAGGTAGATACATAGCATGGTGGAAACATACAGACTAAAGACTGGAGACAGGATTTATTCAACCGGTGTGTATTTAAGATGGGATGATGAGAGCAGGAAATTTACCGCAAGGGAAAGTGATTTTGAGGATGATTCGTTTCTTGTCGGCACTGGTGAGCATGTAAATATCAGTCAGTTGAGCGATGAAAGACCCTATGTAGAAAGATAAAGAGGTGGAAGTTGGACAGTAATGATAAGATAGTACCGAAAGAACAGGTTGTAGAAGGAGAAGTTAAGTATAAGACGTTTAGAGCAAATGGGAGGGTAGGAATAGTTTTTAGTAGACCTGTTCAACGTATTGATATGGATCCGAATGTGGCAATATCGATAGGAAATGAACTGCTGAAACATGGCAGGAAGGTACGAAAGGAAGAGAGAAAGAATAATGCTGGAGATTCTTAGAGTGGAGATGTGAGATGGAATTTGTTCCGAAACAGGAAAAGGAGAAAGCCCAGGACGTTCCCTATTTTGATGATGTAACCAGTGAAGGAGGCTGGCAGGGGCAGTCAACCAGTAAGTCTTTAGAGACGCTCAAGGCGGAAATCGTATCGGCAGTAGGAAGGCTTGGTGGTTTAGTTACAGGGTTTCAGCAAGGAATGTTCATGGTTGGAGATAAAGAGCGTGAGGGTTATCGAATGTTGTATGTGATTGAACAGCCAAATGGCAATATGATTCGTGGTCGTATGGATATCGCTGCTCTACCGGTAAAGCAAACCTATAGCCTGAGACGATCCCTTGAAACCAGAAAGGAAAGATCGCTTAAAATGGCTTTGTATATGCTTCGGAACGCTCTGGAAGGAACATGGTTCTTGCAACAGTTGTCGCCGGGTTACGCTCCCCTTATGCCGTGGATATTGACGTATACAAAGGATGGGGACAAAACCATCACCCAATTGTGGAGCGAAAGTGCCACTCTAGGTAAACTACTTCCGCCTGGTGAGAGTGAGTTTATTGAAGGAGTCTTGCTCGAGGAGGGTACTGAATGATGAAATACTTTTGTGAGGAATGTGACATCGGTCTTGACAAGCTGATTGATGCAGTTGCTATGGAAATGAAGAAGAAGCTACGGAGAAAGCATGACGAGGGATACCATGGATGGGATGATATCCACTTTGTTCAGGAACTATGGGAGAAATTTGAAGAGCATGTGGACCGAGGACTCGAAAAGGACAACATGATAGACATTATGAATCTGGCAGCTTTTCTATGGAACATGGCTGACGACGCAAAGGAAATGAACATGCTACCGGCAGTAACGATGAGAGGATTTTCTGAGGAAATCCATGGCGAATGACGAATTAAAGATCGGAGACGAAGTAAAGGTGCCGTATGTTCTTGGAAATATCTCTGCCCTTTGCAGAAGTGGTATTCTAGTAGGACTAATGGAGCCATATGCAAAAGTATTTATCAGATACGGTAGTCGCCAAACCGGCTATTGGATAGGGAAAATTGCTGAGGTGCGGAAGATACATCGCAAATAAGAGGATAATTATGAATCGAACCAAGATTGAATATGCTGATTGGACTTGGAATCCGATAGTGGGCTGTAAACATGGATGTTTCTACTGTTATGGTGAAAGACTTAACGATCGTTTTAAATGGATCCCAAATTGGAATATACCAGGCTATTATGATGAAAGGTTGGAAGATCCGTTAAAAGAGAAAACTCCATCAAGAATATTGGTCGGGTCTATGTGTGATTTGCTTGGTGATTGGGTTGTTACGGCATATATCCAGTACATTATAGATGTAACTGGCAAGTGTCCTCACCATACCTTTCTTTTTCTGACCAAAAACCCAAAGAGATACCAAGAGTTTGAGTTCCCCGAAAATTGCTGGTTGGGAATGACCGTTTCTAGCTATTGTCCGGCATTTGGTGTATTCCATCCATTTTATTCCAGAAACCAAGAAAATAAGAAATGGATTTCTTTCGAGCCGTTATTGTATGATCCCTATCCTTTATTAGAAGATTTCGTTTTTAAACCTTGTGATTGGATAGTAATCGGAGCAATGACAGGACGATATCGAAAAGATTATCCTGTAAAAAAAGAATGGATTGAGAAGATTTTAATGCAAGCAGACAAATGGAGTATTCCTGTTTTTATGAAAGATAACCTTAACCCTTATTGGGATGAAGAATGGAGGAGTGAGTTACCATGAAAAAGGCAATAATCAAATGGCTGATTAAGCATTGGTTGAAGGGGTATCACTTGGCAAGAAACCCCAAAAGGAAGGAAAAGGAAACATGAAAGCTCTGTCAATCAAGCAACCTTGGGCATGGGCAATTATCCACGGAGGCAA of the Thermodesulfobacteriota bacterium genome contains:
- a CDS encoding DUF5131 family protein, which codes for MNRTKIEYADWTWNPIVGCKHGCFYCYGERLNDRFKWIPNWNIPGYYDERLEDPLKEKTPSRILVGSMCDLLGDWVVTAYIQYIIDVTGKCPHHTFLFLTKNPKRYQEFEFPENCWLGMTVSSYCPAFGVFHPFYSRNQENKKWISFEPLLYDPYPLLEDFVFKPCDWIVIGAMTGRYRKDYPVKKEWIEKILMQADKWSIPVFMKDNLNPYWDEEWRSELP
- a CDS encoding ATP-binding protein, producing the protein MEELKEAQQRLIEKRKQQAQEVTAGLTELTYDYPWLDRSKIKFRKCGCGRDLDEVVGGEPYCSVCSKETREKIREKQRREEIERRVCEVKKDVFGSMEKAGVSPHYTKCSFDNFQKTGTNEKYLRFCQKYVEDPVRNLFFSGTCGSGKTHLVAAIVRELLLKGKKVKFISVPDLLLQIRKTFNGKSELSDIDYIERYGRYEYVVLDDFGAEKTTDWARMILYMIVDMRIRSVRPTIVTSNLSLEQIEEDVDARLASRLGGFQVIIFACEDWRKR